The region GTATGAATAAGGTGCTGTTCCGCCAGATATTGCTACTGTTGCACTTGCATTGGAATTTTGTAAACAAGTTGCTGGATAATTTTGAGTTGCTTCTGCAATTAATGCTGCTGGTTGTGTAATGGTTGTAGTAACTGTTTTTGTACATCCATTCGCATCGGTAATTGTACATGTATAGGTTCCTGCAGCTAAACCAGTTGCTGTAGCAGCAGTTCCACCACTTGGAGACCAAGAATAGGTATAAGGTACTGTACCACCAGTAGCTGTTACTGTAGCCTTACCATTAGTACCACCATTACATGAAACATCTGTTTTAGCAATACTTCCGTTTAAAGCAGTTGTAGGTTGTGTAATGGTTGTAGCAACTGTTTTTGTACATCCATTAGCATCGGTAATAGTACATGTATAGGTTCCTGCAGCTAAACCGGTTGCTGTAGCAGCAGTTCCACCACTTGGAGACCAAGAATAGGTATAAGGTACTGTACCACCAGTAGCTGTTACTGTAGCCTTACCATTAGTACCACCATTACATGAAACATCCGTTTTAGCAATACTTCCGTTTAAAGCAGTTGTAGGTTGTGTAATGGTTGTAGTAACTGTTTTTGTGCATCCATTAGCATCGGTAATAGTAAATGTATAGGTTCCTGCAGCTAATCCAGTTGCTGTAGCAACAGTTCCACCACTTGGAGACCAAGAATAGGTGTAAGGAGCTGTACCACCAGTAGCTGTTACTGTAGCCTTACCATTAGTACCACCATTACATGAAACATCTGTTTTAGCAATACTTCCGTTTAAAGCAGTTGTAGGTTGTGTAATGGTTGTAGTAACTGTTTTTGTGCATCCATTAGCATCGGTAATAGTACATGTATAATTGCCTGCAGCTAAACCGGTTGCTGTAGCAGCAGTTCCGCCACTTGGAGACCAAGAATAGGTATAAGGTACTGTACCACCAGTAGCTGTTATCGTAGCTGAACCATTAGTACCACCATTACATGAAACATCTGTTTTAGCAATACTTCCGTTTAAAGCAGTTGTAGGTTGTGTAATGGTTGTAGTAACTGTTTTTGTACATCCATTAGCATCGGTAATAGTACATGTATAGGTTCCTGCAGCTAAACCAGTTGCTGTAGCAGCAGTTCCACCACTTGGAGACCAAGAATAGGTATAAGGTACTGTACCACCAGTAGCTGTTACTGTAGCCTTACCATTAATATCGCCATTACATGAAACATCTGTTTTAGCAATACTTCCGTTTAAAGCAGTTGTAGGTTGTGTAATGGTTGTAGTAACTGTTTTTGTACATCCATTAGCATCGGTAATAGTACATGTATAGGTTCCTGCAGCTAAACCAGTTGCTGTAGCAGCAGTTCCACCACTTGGAGACCAAGAATAGGTGTAAGGAGCTGTACCACCAGTAGCTGTTACTGTAGCCTTACCATTAGTACCACCATTACATGAAACATCTGTTTTAGCAATACTTCCGTTTAAAGCAGTTGTAGGTTGTAGAATGGTTGTAGTAACTGTTTTTGTGCATCCATTAGCATCGGTAATAGTACATGTATAGGTTCCTGCAGCTAAACCAGTTGTTGTAGCAGCAGTTCCACCACTTGGAGACCAAGAATAGGTGTAAGGAGCTGTACCGCCAGTAGCTGTTATCGTAGCTGAACCATTAGTACCACCATTACATGAAACATCTGTTTTAGCAATACTTCCGTTTAAAGCAGTTGTAGGTTGTGTAATGGTTGTAGTAACTGTTTTTGTACATCCATTAGCATCGGTTACGGTACATGTCCACGTTCTTGCATCTAATCCGCTCACCGACAATGTTCCATCTCCTGTAGGATTTCCAGGTGTCCAATTATAGGAATAAGGTCCAGTTCCTCCTGTAGCTGCGTTAACAGAGGCTGAGCCATTAAATCCACCATTACATGAAACGTTTGTTTGTGCTGCATTAGTAAGCATCAATGTTGTTGGTTGTGTAATGGTTGTACTTACTGTTTTTGAACATGCATTCGCATCGGTTATTGTACATGTATAAGTGCCTGCAGCTAAACCGGTTGCTGTAGCAGCAGTTCCGCCACTTGGAGACCAAGAATAGGTGTAAGGAGCTGTACCGCCAGTAGCTGTTATCGTAGCTGAACCATTAGTACCGCCGTTACATGAAACATCTGTTTTAGCAATACTTCCGTTTAAAGCAGTTGTAGGTTGTGTAATGGTTGTAGTAACTGTTTTTGTACATCCATTAGCATCGGTTACGGTACATGTCCACGTTCTTGCATCTAATCCGCTCACCGACAATGTTCCATCTCCTGTAGGATTTCCAGGTGTCCAATTATAAGAATAAGGTCCAGTTCCTCCTGTAGCTGCGTTAACAGAGGCTGAGCCATTAAATCCACCATTACATGAAACGTTTGTTTGTGCTGCATTAGTAAGCATCAATGTTGTTGGTTGTGTAATGGTTGTACTTACTGTTTTTGAACATGCATTCGCATCGGTTATTGTACATGTATAAGTGCCTGCAGCTAAACCGGTTGCTGTAGCAGCAGTTCCGCCACTTGGAGACCAAGAATAGGTGTAAGGAGCTGTACCGCCAGTAGCTGTTATCGTAGCTGAACCATTAGTACCACCATTACACGAAACATTCGTTTGAGAAGAGATAGTTGGTGTAACCAAGGATTCTCCTATAGTAAATGATTTTTCGTTTATTTCACCAGATCCATCAGTTACAATTACTGTATATGAGCCTGTTGTTAGGTTTGATGCTGAGCTTGTTGTGGAAATTACATTGCCTAATGCGTTTTTCCAACTATATGTATATGGTGCAATACCAAAACTATTTGTTGTAATATTTGCAGAACCATTGTTTAGTGCACAATTTGTTGCATTTGTTAATGTAGGATTATTAACAAAAGCTTTAACTGTTCCTGAACCATCTACCTGATTCGGAACAAGATGCCCAATGCTATGTTGCCAATTTCCTGTTTGAAAATTTGGGGGTAAACTCCCCACATCTGTTGTTGTGTAATAGAGGTTTGACCCATAGTCAGTTTGAAATACCCAAGCTCCATTATTCCAAAAAATACGTAAAATTTCATTATATTGATTTGTATGTTTAAACTCGCACTTACCATTTTTCATACCAATATATGAAAAAGTTCCACTAAAGACTGGAAAACCACTATTGCTATATCCAAAATTAATTGTTTTACCGTCACATTGCGCTTTTGTATTAATTAAGCTAAAAAAACCAAACAGGATTAATAATATAATTTTTTTCATAATCTTTAAATTAAATAATAGTTAATAAAAAGGATTGATCATTGTTTTGAGTTGAAGTTACACTGCATGCTAATCCATTTTTAGCAGCAGTACCCAACATTAAGGTATAAGTGATGTCTAAATTGTGAAATTGCAAAACATACATTGCTGTATTGTATGTATAAAGCGGGATTGAAACTAATGAATCATTTACCCGATACATTACGTCAATAAAATTGTTTTTGTGTGTAATAGATAAATCTATTCGATTGTTTTTTGTGTTTATGTAATTGCCACAAAAAACAGATAGATCAACAGGGTTAAAATACGTGTAACCTGTAATTTTACTACCGTTAATTTCACCATAAATAGTTGTTAATTTACCATTTTCAAACTCACGGGCAAAA is a window of Myroides sp. JBRI-B21084 DNA encoding:
- a CDS encoding T9SS type A sorting domain-containing protein encodes the protein MKKIILLILFGFFSLINTKAQCDGKTINFGYSNSGFPVFSGTFSYIGMKNGKCEFKHTNQYNEILRIFWNNGAWVFQTDYGSNLYYTTTDVGSLPPNFQTGNWQHSIGHLVPNQVDGSGTVKAFVNNPTLTNATNCALNNGSANITTNSFGIAPYTYSWKNALGNVISTTSSASNLTTGSYTVIVTDGSGEINEKSFTIGESLVTPTISSQTNVSCNGGTNGSATITATGGTAPYTYSWSPSGGTAATATGLAAGTYTCTITDANACSKTVSTTITQPTTLMLTNAAQTNVSCNGGFNGSASVNAATGGTGPYSYNWTPGNPTGDGTLSVSGLDARTWTCTVTDANGCTKTVTTTITQPTTALNGSIAKTDVSCNGGTNGSATITATGGTAPYTYSWSPSGGTAATATGLAAGTYTCTITDANACSKTVSTTITQPTTLMLTNAAQTNVSCNGGFNGSASVNAATGGTGPYSYNWTPGNPTGDGTLSVSGLDARTWTCTVTDANGCTKTVTTTITQPTTALNGSIAKTDVSCNGGTNGSATITATGGTAPYTYSWSPSGGTAATTTGLAAGTYTCTITDANGCTKTVTTTILQPTTALNGSIAKTDVSCNGGTNGKATVTATGGTAPYTYSWSPSGGTAATATGLAAGTYTCTITDANGCTKTVTTTITQPTTALNGSIAKTDVSCNGDINGKATVTATGGTVPYTYSWSPSGGTAATATGLAAGTYTCTITDANGCTKTVTTTITQPTTALNGSIAKTDVSCNGGTNGSATITATGGTVPYTYSWSPSGGTAATATGLAAGNYTCTITDANGCTKTVTTTITQPTTALNGSIAKTDVSCNGGTNGKATVTATGGTAPYTYSWSPSGGTVATATGLAAGTYTFTITDANGCTKTVTTTITQPTTALNGSIAKTDVSCNGGTNGKATVTATGGTVPYTYSWSPSGGTAATATGLAAGTYTCTITDANGCTKTVATTITQPTTALNGSIAKTDVSCNGGTNGKATVTATGGTVPYTYSWSPSGGTAATATGLAAGTYTCTITDANGCTKTVTTTITQPAALIAEATQNYPATCLQNSNASATVAISGGTAPYSYAWDNGVNTATANNLSVGNHTVMITDANGCKTTATIATTFADTVAPVPSIVNLPTITKECAVLSTDIIAPTATDNCAGILTATTTSALSYTNEGTYTITWTYNDGNGNTTTQLQTVVVQPSPLANTTLNSLTTVYNGSAQTLNVTNLPANASVSYSINPDTGLNNGAINAGTYVITAVVTPPITSVNCEKKTLTANLVIEKATQTIAFNELDALILENAADFQLAATATSDLPINYSYTYNQSSAAATVTSQGWVELQHSGSIFITAHQDGNNNYLPATVVERELIINSKDATIHQLVINEKVYNEPNEDIYYMQNCDALSNEVAIDVNTEFGATVIPANKFTIITPKPGIFRKTITITSENGEVTKTYNIVIERPFNFDDIVIQKFDNTLLVNNNPETNGGYRFVKYQWYKNDVLVGENQVYSVGNSTQDILDETALYSVTVTTENGDVIHTCASEVTRKHNFKINVYPNPVNTNEELQVVFDYPSSSFNGATAELFTTTGKRIHSAVLKEKVSSVQLPAEISSGIYILVLNIEGKQEVIKVIVK